A region from the Populus trichocarpa isolate Nisqually-1 chromosome 18, P.trichocarpa_v4.1, whole genome shotgun sequence genome encodes:
- the LOC7490486 gene encoding uncharacterized protein LOC7490486 encodes MAKMLIRESIVSDNSSNGNGDEESKAGAQDPDDVLAFSRSVHKSDSSVLE; translated from the coding sequence ATGGCAAAGATGTTGATACGTGAATCAATCGTTAGTGATAATAGTAGTAATGGTAATGGGGATGAAGAAAGCAAGGCTGGCGCTCAAGATCCTGATGATGTTCTTGCCTTCTCTAGATCAGTTCACAAGAGTGACTCCTCAGTACTGGAGTGA
- the LOC7490485 gene encoding suppressor protein SRP40 isoform X2 encodes MKQENNKDNSKTQTLKPEQKTLLLHSIAKYLENTGGFSKTLKKFESEAKFEKDDLGGDSLIDLEEVFCKFLKTSDDTSKKLESNQVQGAGDKVNNSESVEEIITNETVATEVRSKEKKEKKRNSDSHGQEEQDNVEALKEPADNGAGELPDKKRKDKRKKKSNLESESQDDNDGHHLAESVSVEEKSKDVASSKGNKVTDGETDNKPKDKKRKKDKLFDSTIGNGEQHILESKQGANADSILDNKNIKSERKKKRKDAVFSENLSAEMLDEGKSNSEKDDSKNLKEDVNDKENKSSKKRKRLSSEDDAPQPANETAIEESKRRKTESSEELKENVQANGNLEENGAKSAPQKSMMKEKNGSVEPKTVKHFQRVKVDEVVFSDERLKDNSYWAKDGAEDGYGAKAQEVLGQVRGRGFRHEKTKKKRGTYRGGQIDLQSHSFKFNYSDED; translated from the exons atgaaacaagaaaacaacaagGACAACAGCAAAACCCAAACTTTAAAGCCTGAGCAGAAGACACTTCTGCTTCATTCTATAGCTAAGTATCTTGAAAACACTGGTGGGTTttccaaaacattaaaaaagttCGAATCTGAAGCCAAATTTGAG AAAGATGATTTGGGTGGTGACTCCTTGATTGATTTGGAGGAGGTGTTTTGCAAGTTTTTGAAGACAAG TGACGATACCAGCAAAAAGTTAGAGAGCAATCAGGTTCAAG gagCTGGTGATAAAGTTAACAATTCTGAGAGTGTTGAAGAGATCATAACAAATGAAACAGTGGCTACTGAAGTAAGGTCGaaagagaagaaggaaaagaaaaggaattctGATTCTCATGGACAAGAGGAACAAGACAATGTCGAAGCTTTGAAGGAACCTGCTGATAATGGTGCTGGTGAATTGCCTGATAAGAAACGCAAGgacaaaaggaagaagaaaagcaacTTGGAATCCGAGTCTCAAGATGATAACGATGGACATCATCTGGCAGAATCTGTGTCGGTGGAAGAAAAATCTAAGGATGTGGCATCTTCCAAGGGAAACAAAGTAACTGATGGTGAGACAGATAATAAACCAAAGgataagaagagaaagaaagacaagCTTTTTGATTCCACTATTGGAAATGGGGAGCAACATATCTTGGAGAGTAAGCAAGGAGCAAATGCTGACAGTATTTTGGACAACAAGAACATCAAATCTGAacggaagaagaaaaggaaggatgctgttttttctgaaaatttgtCTGCTGAGATGCTTGATGAAGGGAAATCAAATTCTGAAAAGGATGACTCTAAGAACTTGAAGGAGGATGTGAATGACAAAGAGAATAAGAGTTCCAAGAAGAGGAAAAGATTGTCTTCTGAAGATGATGCCCCTCAGCCTGCCAATGAAACAGCCATTGAAGAATCTAAACGAAGAAAGACAGAAAGTTCAGAAGAACTAAAGGAAAACGTCCAGGCAAACGGGAACCTTGAGGAAAATGGAGCGAAATCAGCACCGCAGAAATCTATGATGAAGGAAAAGAATGGTTCTGTTGAG CCAAAGACGGTTAAACATTTTCAAAGAGTAAAAGTTGATGAGGTGGTATTCTCTGATGAGAGGCTTAAAGATAATTCATACTGGGcaaag GACGGTGCCGAGGATGGTTATGGTGCAAAAGCACAAGAAGTTCTTGGGCAAGTTAGAGGAAG ggGTTTTAggcatgaaaaaacaaagaagaagcgCGGGACATACAGAGGAGGGCAGATTGATTTGCAATCACACTCATTTAAGTTCAACTACTCAGATGAAGATTGA
- the LOC7484057 gene encoding 60S ribosomal protein L7-2, whose protein sequence is MKPTTLSKNPNPLLSYILPLSSEDTFTSLSEDSSRHHQAEQQREMGGEEVQVAVPESVLKKQKRNEEWALAKKEEKLALKKKNAENRKLIYNRAKQYAKEYDDEQKELIRLKREARLKGGFYVNPEAKLLFIIRIRGINAMHPKTRSILQLLRLRQIFNGVFLKVNKATVNMLHRVEPYVTFGYPNLKSVKELIYKRGFGKLNQQRIPLTDNSIVEQGLGKHGIICTEDLIHEIITVGPHFKEANNFLWPFQLKAPLGGLKKKRNHYVEGGDAGNREDFINELIRRMN, encoded by the exons ATGAAGCCCACAACTCTCTCAAAAAACCCTAATCCTTTACTCTCATATATTTTACCTTTGAGCAGCGAAGACACCTTCACTTCTCTCTCTGAAGATAGCAGTCGCCACCATCAAGCCGAACAACAA AGAGAGATGGGCGGGGAAGAAGTTCAGGTAGCGGTACCAGAGTCTGTGTTGAAGAAGCAAAAAAGGAACGAGGAATGGGCATTGGCTAAGAAGGAAGAGAAGCTAgctttgaagaagaagaatgctGAAAATCGCAAGTTGATTTACAATAGGGCTAAGCAGTATGCCAAGGAGTATGATGATGAG CAAAAGGAGCTTATTAGGCTGAAACGTGAAGCCAGACTCAAGGGAGGGTTCTATGTCAACCCAGAAGCTAAGCTGTTGTTTATCATCAGGATCCGTGG TATCAATGCCATGCACCCAAAGACAAGATCAATCTTGCAGCTTCTGCGTTTGAGACAG ATATTTAATGGTGTATTCCTGAAAGTTAACAAAGCAACCGTGAATATGCTTCACAGGGTTGAGCCTTATGTGACATTTGG GTATCCTAATTTAAAGAGTGTCAAAGAATTGATTTACAAGAGGGGCTTTGGGAAACTAAACCAACAGAGAATTCCCTTGACTGACAATTCAATCGTTGAGCAG GGCTTGGGCAAGCATGGAATCATCTGCACAGAAGATCTCATCCATGAAATTATTACTGTTGGACCCCATTTCAAGGAGGCAAACAACTTCCTGTGGCCTTTCCAGCTGAAGGCACCACTTGGAGGcttgaagaaaaagagaaatcatTATGTTGAAGGAGGTGATGCTGGAAATCGTGAGGATTTTATCAATGAGCTAATCAGGAGGATGAATTAG
- the LOC7490484 gene encoding mitochondrial inner membrane protein OXA1: MAYMRSLSSRSTILKRQYYPRFAYILHDDHQQKEKNQEQLNPSEKPAITPTNYFPQRSFYTAPTASFGSLLREPNHTHFAGACLVRYMSTTTATSAAENIDVVMDMAAPAVNEVAIAAADSFLPVAVLQHAIDAVHNFTGFNWWASIVVTTLLIRSFTLPLLINQLKATSKLSIVRPHLEEVKQRVERQGMDPTAVSEGQKEMKKLFKEHGVSPFTPLKGLFIQAPVFISFFLAITNMAEKVPSFKSGGAFWFVDLTTADDLYIFPVLTALTFLITVECNTQEGMEGNPAAGTMKNVSRALAAASVPLTMSFPKAIFCYWITSNLFSLTYGLVLKAPGVKEFLGVPKVPVAPPTTAAKSSSFDLFSAIKQLSTARKEPTPSLPIEPPKLFEHKKSSSSVITKRIRSLEKEVKGRKKNKKR, translated from the exons ATGGCTTACATGCGAAGTCTCTCGAGTCGATCAACCATCTTGAAACGACAATATTATCCGCGTTTCGCATACATCCTCCACGACGACCACCAACAGAAGGAGAAAAACCAAGAACAACTTAATCCCTCCGAAAAACCAGCAATCACTCCCACTAATTACTTTCCTCAAAGATCCTTCTACACCGCTCCAACCGCTTCTTTCGGCTCTCTTCTTCGCGAACCAAATCACACACACTTCGCCGGCGCATGTTTAGTGCGCTACATGTCTACCACCACCGCTACTTCCGCGGCGGAGAATATCGATGTGGTGATGGATATGGCGGCTCCTGCTGTGAATGAGGTTGCGATAGCTGCTGCGGATTCTTTCTTACCTGTTGCGGTTCTTCAGCATGCGATTGATGCTGTTCATAATTTTACTGGATTCAATTG GTGGGCTTCGATAGTTGTGACTACATTGCTTATAAGAAGCTTTACGCTTCCTCTTTTGATAAATCAGTTGAAAGCTACCTCCAAACTCAGT ATCGTAAGACCACACTTGGAGGAGGTTAAGCAAAGGGTGGAACGTCAG GGTATGGACCCCACTGCTGTTTCTGAAGgtcaaaaagaaatgaagaagctGTTTAAGGA ACATGGTGTGAGTCCATTTACTCCACTGAAGGGGCTCTTTATTCAAGCTCCTGTCTTCATCAGCTTTTTCCTTGCT ATTACAAACATGGCAGAAAAAGTGCCATCCTTTAAAAGTGGTGGAGCATTCTGGTTCGTTGACCTCACAACTGCAGATGATTTATACATCTTTCCAGTTTTGACAGCATTAACTTTCTTGATAACAGTAGAG TGCAACACGCAAGAAGGAATGGAAGGAAATCCTGCAGCTGGCACCATGAAAAACGTTTCAAGGGCCCTTGCTGCTGCTTCAGTTCCTTTGACTATGAGTTTTCCAAAG GCTATATTTTGTTATTGGATTACATCAAACTTGTTTTCACTTACATATGGGCTTG TGCTCAAAGCTCCTGGGGTAAAAGAATTCTTGGGTGTTCCAAAAGTACCTGTGGCACCACCAACTACTGCTGCAAAATCATCTTCCTTTGATCTGTTTTCAGCAATCAAACAACTCTCAACAGCCAGAAAGGAACCTACCCCATCCCTGCCCATTGAACCACCAAAGCTTTTTGAGCATAAAAAGTCTTCATCTTCAGTAATCACTAAAAGGATAAGAAGTCTAGAGAAAGAAGTaaagggaagaaagaaaaataagaagaggtGA
- the LOC7490485 gene encoding suppressor protein SRP40 isoform X1: MKQENNKDNSKTQTLKPEQKTLLLHSIAKYLENTGGFSKTLKKFESEAKFEKDDLGGDSLIDLEEVFCKFLKTSDDTSKKLESNQVQDIQTNGVTKKKKKCDTDAIKNQLGAGDKVNNSESVEEIITNETVATEVRSKEKKEKKRNSDSHGQEEQDNVEALKEPADNGAGELPDKKRKDKRKKKSNLESESQDDNDGHHLAESVSVEEKSKDVASSKGNKVTDGETDNKPKDKKRKKDKLFDSTIGNGEQHILESKQGANADSILDNKNIKSERKKKRKDAVFSENLSAEMLDEGKSNSEKDDSKNLKEDVNDKENKSSKKRKRLSSEDDAPQPANETAIEESKRRKTESSEELKENVQANGNLEENGAKSAPQKSMMKEKNGSVEPKTVKHFQRVKVDEVVFSDERLKDNSYWAKDGAEDGYGAKAQEVLGQVRGRGFRHEKTKKKRGTYRGGQIDLQSHSFKFNYSDED; encoded by the exons atgaaacaagaaaacaacaagGACAACAGCAAAACCCAAACTTTAAAGCCTGAGCAGAAGACACTTCTGCTTCATTCTATAGCTAAGTATCTTGAAAACACTGGTGGGTTttccaaaacattaaaaaagttCGAATCTGAAGCCAAATTTGAG AAAGATGATTTGGGTGGTGACTCCTTGATTGATTTGGAGGAGGTGTTTTGCAAGTTTTTGAAGACAAG TGACGATACCAGCAAAAAGTTAGAGAGCAATCAGGTTCAAG ATATACAGACGAACGGTGtcactaaaaagaaaaagaagtgtgATACTGAtgctataaaaaatcaattaggagCTGGTGATAAAGTTAACAATTCTGAGAGTGTTGAAGAGATCATAACAAATGAAACAGTGGCTACTGAAGTAAGGTCGaaagagaagaaggaaaagaaaaggaattctGATTCTCATGGACAAGAGGAACAAGACAATGTCGAAGCTTTGAAGGAACCTGCTGATAATGGTGCTGGTGAATTGCCTGATAAGAAACGCAAGgacaaaaggaagaagaaaagcaacTTGGAATCCGAGTCTCAAGATGATAACGATGGACATCATCTGGCAGAATCTGTGTCGGTGGAAGAAAAATCTAAGGATGTGGCATCTTCCAAGGGAAACAAAGTAACTGATGGTGAGACAGATAATAAACCAAAGgataagaagagaaagaaagacaagCTTTTTGATTCCACTATTGGAAATGGGGAGCAACATATCTTGGAGAGTAAGCAAGGAGCAAATGCTGACAGTATTTTGGACAACAAGAACATCAAATCTGAacggaagaagaaaaggaaggatgctgttttttctgaaaatttgtCTGCTGAGATGCTTGATGAAGGGAAATCAAATTCTGAAAAGGATGACTCTAAGAACTTGAAGGAGGATGTGAATGACAAAGAGAATAAGAGTTCCAAGAAGAGGAAAAGATTGTCTTCTGAAGATGATGCCCCTCAGCCTGCCAATGAAACAGCCATTGAAGAATCTAAACGAAGAAAGACAGAAAGTTCAGAAGAACTAAAGGAAAACGTCCAGGCAAACGGGAACCTTGAGGAAAATGGAGCGAAATCAGCACCGCAGAAATCTATGATGAAGGAAAAGAATGGTTCTGTTGAG CCAAAGACGGTTAAACATTTTCAAAGAGTAAAAGTTGATGAGGTGGTATTCTCTGATGAGAGGCTTAAAGATAATTCATACTGGGcaaag GACGGTGCCGAGGATGGTTATGGTGCAAAAGCACAAGAAGTTCTTGGGCAAGTTAGAGGAAG ggGTTTTAggcatgaaaaaacaaagaagaagcgCGGGACATACAGAGGAGGGCAGATTGATTTGCAATCACACTCATTTAAGTTCAACTACTCAGATGAAGATTGA
- the LOC7484059 gene encoding 18.5 kDa class I heat shock protein has translation MSIVPIGNQGGAITNPASLDTWDPEDFFTSLDLWDPFQNFPFPSLFSTHFPAFPTQTQVNWKETSRAHVFRAVFPGFGREDVLVYIDDDDMLQISTEDGKFMSKFKLPDNARRDQIKADMVNGVLAVTIPKQEVASYRPDVRVVEIEGSD, from the coding sequence ATGTCAATAGTCCCAATTGGTAACCAAGGCGGTGCAATCACAAATCCCGCCTCTTTAGACACATGGGATCCTGAAGACTTCTTCACTTCACTGGATCTTTGGGACCCATTTCAAAACTTCCCATTCCCTTCCTTGTTTTCCACTCACTTTCCTGCCTTTCCAACGCAAACCCAAGTGAACTGGAAGGAAACATCAAGGGCCCATGTGTTCAGAGCTGTGTTTCCTGGGTTTGGTAGAGAAGATGTGCTTGtttatattgatgatgatgatatgcTTCAAATAAGTACCGAGGATGGTAAGTTCATGAGCAAATTCAAGTTGCCTGATAATGCTAGAAGGGATCAGATTAAGGCTGATATGGTGAATGGAGTGCTTGCTGTTACTATTCCTAAGCAAGAAGTTGCCAGTTATAGGCCCGATGTTAGGGTTGTTGAGATTGAAGGTTCTGACTGA
- the LOC7490487 gene encoding LOW QUALITY PROTEIN: UDP-glycosyltransferase 91A1 (The sequence of the model RefSeq protein was modified relative to this genomic sequence to represent the inferred CDS: deleted 1 base in 1 codon) codes for MSLESRQEPDQSCEPMAGSSKLHIAMFPWLAFGHMIPYLELAKLIAQKGHKISFISTPRNTDRLPKLHPSISPLITFVKLSLPQVENLSKDAEATADVPYDKVQYLKQACDDLKEPLSKFLETCDDLDCILFYFAPYWLPDIATSLGIPSVFFSIFTAAMLSYVKPASGIDDRSKPEDFTIPPKWVTFPTNVVFRLFEVLRIFYQTLAGNVVSDLYRTQEGIKGCDMIAVRSCMEFEPEWLQLLEEIHGKPVIPVGVLATTVYDTGVENEAWRSIKDWLDKQKQGSVVYIAFGSEAKPSQVELTEIALLGLELSGLPFFWVLRKHRGSADTELIELPEGFEERTKAQGLVWTSWAPQLKILAHDSVGGFLTHSGWSSVVEALQHARALILLTFLADQGINARVLEDKKMGYSIPRNEKNGYFTRDSVAESLRLVMEKEEGKIYRDKVKEMKPLFADKDRQDKYVDKLVDHLRSHGRTKKIKN; via the exons ATGTCTTTGGAATCTAGACAAGAACCAGATCAGAGCTGTGAACCCATGGCTGGTAGCTCAAAGCTTCACATCGCCATGTTTCCATGGCTAGCCTTTGGTCACATGATTCCATATTTAGAGCTTGCCAAACTCATAGCTCAAAAGGGTCACAAAATCTCCTTCATTTCCACCCCTAGAAACACTGATCGTCTCCCCAAACTCCATCCAAGTATATCACCTCTGATAACTTTCGTCAAGCTATCATTGCCTCAAGTGGAAAACCTATCTAAAGATGCCGAGGCAACCGCTGATGTCCCATACGACAAAGTCCAGTACCTAAAACAAGCCTGTGACGACCTCAAAGAACCCTTGTCCAAGTTTCTTGAAACTTGTGATGATCTTGATTgcatacttttttattttgcccCATATTGGCTACCAGATATCGCCACGAGTCTTGGCATTCCAAGTGTTTTCTTCAGCATATTCACAGCAGCAATGCTGAGTTATGTCAAGCCAGCTTCTGGTATTGATGATCGATCAAAACCAGAAGATTTTACTATCCCTCCCAAGTGGGTTACATTTCCTACCAATGTGGTCTTCAGACTTTTCGAGGTTTTGAGGATTTTTTATCAGACTCTAGCTGGGAATGTTGTTTCCGATTTATATCGTACCCAGGAAGGTATAAAAGGCTGTGATATGATAGCTGTGAGGAGCTGCATGGAATTTGAACCAGAATGGTTGCAACTACTTGAAGAAATTCATGGAAAACCAGTTATACCAGTTGGTGTTCTTGCCACTACAGTATATGATACAGGGGTGGAAAATGAAGCATGGAGATCAATTAAAGATTGGCTAGACAAGCAAAAGCAAGGTTCTGTAGTTTACATTGCATTTGGCAGCGAAGCAAAACCAAGCCAGGTTGAGCTGACTGAGATAGCTCTA CTAGGGCTAGAACTATCTGGTCTCCCGTTCTTTTGGGTGCTAAGGAAGCATAGAGGCTCAGCTGATACCGAGTTGATCGAGCTGCCAGAAGGGTTCGAGGAGAGAACCAAAGCGCAAGGTTTGGTCTGGACTAGTTGGGCTCCTCAGCTCAAGATTTTAGCTCATGACTCCGTAGGTGGATTCTTGACTCATTCTGGATGGAGCTCTGTGGTGGAGGCACTCCAACATGCCAGAGCTCTGATACTCTTGACATTCTTGGCTGACCAGGGGATCAATGCAAGGGTTTTGGAGGATAAGAAAATGGGGTATTCAATACCAAGGAATGAGAAGAACGGATATTTCACAAGGGATTCAGTTGCTGAGTCCTTGAGATTGGTGATGGAGAAGGAAGAAGGGAAGATTTACAGGGACAAGGTTAAGGAGATGAAACCGTTGTTTGCTGACAAAGATCGACAAGACAAGTATGTGGACAAGCTTGTGGACCATCTCAGAAGCCATGGACGTACGAAGAAAATCAAGAACTAA
- the LOC7484058 gene encoding uncharacterized protein LOC7484058: MCFVFLCDEEERELGRQQASGSCPHCGGKVQAVDFESRWRFCFLPICYKNKRKYLCTLCSRRLELYQY; encoded by the coding sequence ATGTGTTTTGTGTTTCTATGTGAtgaagaagagagggagttagGCAGGCAACAAGCTTCAGGGTCATGTCCACACTGTGGAGGTAAAGTACAGGCCGTGGATTTTGAAAGCCGGTGGAGGTTCTGTTTCTTACCCATTTGCtacaagaataaaagaaaatatttatgcaCTCTATGTTCCAGGAGGCTGGAGTTGTATCAATATTAA